A single region of the Microbulbifer sp. MKSA007 genome encodes:
- a CDS encoding Rid family detoxifying hydrolase → MPNRAVIKTDRAPAAAGTYSQAVKVDNTVYLSGQIALDPETQQMISGGFSDEVHQVFRNLSAVCEASDGSLQHIVKLNLYITDSSNFAAVNEIMAEFFEEPYPARATVVVKELPRGALFEAEAIMVT, encoded by the coding sequence ATGCCCAATCGAGCCGTTATTAAAACCGACCGGGCACCCGCCGCAGCTGGTACCTATTCCCAGGCAGTAAAAGTGGATAATACTGTTTACCTGTCGGGACAAATCGCTCTGGACCCAGAGACACAACAGATGATTAGCGGAGGTTTTAGCGATGAAGTCCACCAGGTCTTTCGCAACCTCAGCGCAGTCTGTGAGGCCTCTGACGGATCGCTTCAGCATATTGTGAAACTCAATCTCTACATTACCGACAGCAGCAACTTTGCCGCTGTAAATGAGATAATGGCAGAGTTTTTCGAAGAGCCTTATCCCGCCAGGGCAACCGTCGTCGTCAAGGAGTTGCCGCGGGGAGCCCTTTTTGAAGCCGAAGCGATTATGGTGACCTGA
- a CDS encoding sugar nucleotide-binding protein, whose product MTQQEKLWILGCGDLGARLALHIDRKQYAVYGMRRNPLVALASKRRADVVNWRRGDATKKEDIERLLSTGADVILATFTPTEHTPTGYHRAYVETAKAVAEVVPHLPSPPRLVIWVSSTRVYGQSGDDFIDEQTLPLPSGFQGDSLLAAEEIIRNAIPNSCIVRFAGIYGPGRDRLLSQVRAGRCAPPQPPQYSNRIHVDDCIGFLLHLIERHKQGWVPEPLYIGADSQPVPMYELQQWLVKAMGYTSAHLREIVQTSERRSKKLSNQLMLSSGYELKYPDYKVGYSALLESEG is encoded by the coding sequence ATGACACAACAAGAAAAGCTTTGGATCCTTGGGTGTGGTGACCTCGGGGCGAGACTGGCACTGCATATAGACCGAAAGCAATACGCGGTTTATGGAATGCGGCGCAATCCCCTGGTAGCTCTGGCGAGTAAGCGCCGGGCAGATGTGGTGAATTGGCGCCGGGGGGATGCCACTAAGAAAGAAGATATTGAACGCTTGTTGTCTACGGGGGCGGATGTCATTCTCGCGACATTTACCCCCACTGAGCACACACCAACCGGCTATCACCGCGCCTATGTGGAAACGGCAAAGGCAGTCGCTGAAGTTGTTCCGCACCTTCCATCCCCACCGCGCTTGGTTATTTGGGTTTCATCTACTCGTGTTTATGGCCAAAGCGGTGACGACTTTATCGATGAGCAAACCTTACCCCTGCCCAGTGGTTTTCAGGGAGATAGTTTGCTGGCAGCTGAAGAGATCATTCGCAACGCAATTCCCAACAGTTGCATTGTGCGCTTTGCGGGAATTTATGGGCCTGGTCGAGATCGCTTGTTGTCGCAGGTTCGCGCTGGTCGCTGCGCTCCTCCCCAGCCACCGCAATATAGCAATCGCATCCATGTCGATGATTGTATTGGTTTTTTATTGCACCTTATTGAAAGGCACAAACAGGGGTGGGTCCCGGAGCCCCTTTATATAGGCGCCGATAGCCAGCCTGTGCCGATGTACGAGCTACAACAGTGGTTGGTAAAAGCGATGGGATATACCAGTGCCCACCTGCGCGAGATTGTGCAAACGAGCGAGCGCCGCTCGAAAAAGCTCAGCAATCAGTTGATGCTGTCCAGTGGTTACGAATTGAAATATCCAGATTACAAGGTGGGCTATAGCGCTCTGTTGGAGTCGGAGGGCTGA
- a CDS encoding GlsB/YeaQ/YmgE family stress response membrane protein: MGVLSWVILGLIAGALAKWIMPGRDPGGWIVTMVIGIVGAFIGGWLGALIGFGGPVTGFGIGDIITATIGAIIFLAIYRMFKRRGN; encoded by the coding sequence GGTCATTCTCGGGTTGATTGCCGGCGCTTTGGCAAAGTGGATTATGCCCGGGAGAGATCCTGGTGGTTGGATAGTCACTATGGTCATCGGCATTGTCGGTGCCTTTATTGGAGGCTGGCTGGGTGCCTTGATTGGGTTCGGTGGCCCAGTGACTGGTTTCGGAATTGGCGACATAATAACGGCTACGATTGGTGCGATAATTTTTCTTGCGATCTATCGCATGTTCAAAAGGCGTGGCAACTAG